The following proteins come from a genomic window of Panicum hallii strain FIL2 chromosome 8, PHallii_v3.1, whole genome shotgun sequence:
- the LOC112903823 gene encoding putative serpin-Z5, with amino-acid sequence MGSLPSWPPPPPPATGRRPSRSASPSISRCSRQRTTTPLRTPGPPAAVHAALALVAAGAARGATRDQLLAFLGAPSTAALARRVSQRVLGDGRGYRTLGGPHVLFGGGVWVDDSRGGLTDAFRGIAAESYNSQRVQTVSFTDEPMEAVKTINESVKKATNSLIDGIICESDVVGVATDIVLANLHEGVRNDIDRVLDGFKVLKLPYMPWRLVMCEEVQEFRSYEARYSMLVFLPDARDGITAMLDVVTAAPASLQGILDQMTERTVRVKLPKFEISFKWDDLEVDLRRLGLSLPFSTEEADLRGMCVADDIIAEGDEQQRRPMSLRKVAHMAVVKVSEAGSEGGELNSYLRGRPELTPDFVEFVADRPFTFLIQEEWSGVFVFAGHVLDPTK; translated from the exons ATGGGATCGCTG CcgtcatggccgccgccgccgccgcccgcgacgGGCAGACGGCCCTCGCGCTCCGCCTCGCCAAGTATCTCGCGCTGCAGCCGGCAGCGGACGACGACGCCGCTGCGGACCCCGGGGCCGCCGGCGGCCGTGCACGCGGCGCTGGCGCTGGTggccgcgggcgccgcgcgcggcgccaCGCGGGACCAGCTGCTCGCCTTCCTCGGCGCGCCGTCGACGGCCGCCCTCGCGCGCCGCGTCTCCCAGCGCGTCCTGGGCGACGGCCGCGGATACCGCACCCTCGGCGGGCCGCACGTTCTGTTCGGGGGCGGTGTCTGGGTGGACGACTCCCGCGGCGGGCTCACCGACGCGTTCCGCGGAATCGCCGCCGAGTCCTACAACTCCCAGCGAGTGCAGACCGTGAGTTTCACCGACGAG CCCATGGAAGCTGTCAAGACGATCAATGAGTCGGTAAAGAAGGCTACGAACAGCCTCATCGACGGCATCATCTGCGAAAGCGATGTAGTCGGCGTTGCGACGGACATTGTGCTCGCCAAT CTTCATGAAGGCGTTCGGAACGATATTGATCGCGTGCTTGATGGGTTCAAGGTCCTCAAGCTCCCCTACATGCCGTGGAGGCTGGTGATGTGTGAAGAGGTTCAAGAGTTTCGCAGCTACGAGGCACGCTACTCCATGCTTGTCTTCCTCCCGGACGCGCGTGACGGCATCACGGCCATGTTGGACGTGGTCACCGCAGCACCGGCGTCCCTGCAGGGCATCTTGGACCAGATGACGGAGAGGACTGTCCGTGTCAAGCTGCCCAAGTTCGAGATCTCCTTCAAGTGGGATGACCTCGAGGTGGACCTCCGTCGGCTGGGGCTCTCGCTGCCGTTCTCGACGGAGGAGGCCGACCTGCGGGGCATGTGCGTGGCGGACGACATCATCGCTGAGggggacgagcagcagcgccgcccTATGTCTCTGAGGAAGGTTGCACACATGGCGGTCGTTAAGGTGAGCGAGGCAGGCAGCGAGGGGGGTGAGCTCAACTCGTACCTGCGCGGCAGGCCTGAGCTCACCCCGGACTTTGTTGAGTTCGTTGCCGACCGTCCCTTCACCTTCCTCATCCAGGAGGAGTGGTCCGGGGTGTTCGTGTTTGCGGGGCACGTCCTGGATCCCACCAAGTGA